A region of the Sander vitreus isolate 19-12246 chromosome 1, sanVit1, whole genome shotgun sequence genome:
AGGAAGCTCAGCAAGAGCTACTGCTCACCAAAAGCCAGGTTTGTTTTACTGGAATGCAACAGAAACTGATTTTAAATCAGAttgtctgtcttttcttttgaaGTTGATTCAACTTTTGTGGACATTTTTGAGGATGTATTTAGTGATGTTGTAATGGATTGCAATATAAGGTACAACATAATCTTATTATCAAAGTGTCTTTACATATTTACCCAACGTTATATGTGGCGCTAGAAGAAAAACAGTCTTTGACTGATTATTTCTAATTTCAGTGGCAAATTAATTAAATCAAATCTATTCTGTTAATGTTATACCCTGTGCTTTTACATTATGTTGGGTATTATTCCTTACTTTTGTCCTAACAAATAAAAGCCCTGGTTGAATCTTCTCTTGATGTATTAGGTCAGTTCTACGGATCAGTTCCTGAAGGCCCAGGAGCAACTGGGAGCTGAGCTGCAGAAACAAATTAAGACGCTGTCAGACAATGAAGAGGAGCACAAAAAGATGCATGAGAAGAAATCAGAAGAGCTCAGACAGTTAGAGGAGGAGCTGCAGGATCTTCGGAGCCACACAGAAGAGAAGGATAAGCAGCTCAGAGAGGCGGAAGCTCAGGTTTTGTCTCTGGAGAAACAAAAGGCTAAGCTGGAAAATGCAGTtcaagagacaaagaaagaggctgaggtaaaatattgtttttacaaaTAATTAGTATTATGTTTCATTCAACCTATTttctcatactgtatataccatGGGCTGTACTTACAAATAATAAACTTACATCTATTTCTCATGAAGAACCTCCAGCAGGCTCATACTGAGAAAATCAACAACCTTCTGGAGCAGATATCTTCCTTAGAAAAAGAGGTAACGATAAGCAAAGATGCAGCAGAGAAGCTTCCAGTCTTGAGGAATGAACTGGACGTGGCCAACCAGTCCCATGCTGACCTTAAGAAGCATCTAGAAGCTCTTGAGAAGAGTCACTCCTCCACTATTGAAATCAAGTCCAACTTGGAGAACACACTGACGGAGAAAATCAGTCTGATCTTTACTTTGGAGAAAGAGGTCAAAGAGCTCACAGAGAAGATAAGCAAAGAGTCAGAGAGTTGTGCTTTGGAGGTTGAAAATTTCCTCAACAAAGAGAATATCCTCAAAGAGAAGCTTGAAGCCACTAAGAAATCGGTGTCTGCTGCTAAAATGGAATTAAGTTCTCGACGGGAGGAGATCAAGACCATGAAGACGACTCTGTCGGCTGCTTCACACGGCTtagaagagagagacaacacGATAAAGAGTCTGAAGGAGAAGCTGAATAAAGCAGAGGCGGAGCAGTCCAAAACTTCAGAGCTACTGAAGGAGAAGATGGTTGCCATGAACAAAATCAAGGTTGGTTACTGATGGTTTTGTTTTTGGCTTTACATGTGAGTGGAAAGTGTGTGGTGTATGTTGTGTAATTATTAAGAACTTGCTTTATTCTtgtcattttttacattaagGTGCAGATGGAGATGCTGCAAATGGACCTGGAGGACAACGAGACTGCCATGAACTCTTTTGACAGTCAGGCGGAGGCGCTGAAGGCAACCATTAAGTCACTGGAGGCTAATCTAGCCCACAACCAAACCCAGATGTCTGACATGGAGGCCAGACTGGAGGACAGCAGAGCCCAGGTAGAGCCACCATCTTACACAAAAGTCTATCCAAATCATTTTGTGCCACAAATGCTAGACTTGATTCATTTTCATCATCCTTTGGACCTCAATATTTTAACAGCTTTCCTTTAAGTCTAAAATTTGACTATTTGTCTCATAACttgggttgggtatcgtttgggttttttcccataccggtgctaaaacgatacttttagaactgtgccggtgcctaaatggtgcctgaaccgatacttaaaaaaatagggaaatagggtattttacaataacttcgaATGCATCACGAGGCGTACTactttcaagtgaacgcaccacgtctgtgttgttttttccgacaacgacagctgcacactgcttaacgtcctgctgttggaatcctctacagtgaaatacagacaccctttacaccatttagctgtcagcattttaaccgtgtttaatccagctgctagctaacggcaggctaacgttacctgctgtcaagtgaagtgttaactagcgtcacgtgcagcgatgcttctgttgcctctaacgtctgtttcagagcatcagataGCAGCGCagaaggcatttaagtggcaccgaaatccgcgttgatattcggtccagtagataccggtcgttaggcaccggtgccgtattagcaccgggtttcggtacccaaccctactcataACTGCCTGATTTATTTAGAGTGAACTAAAATTCAGGCCCAATTCGGCATCATTTTCACAAGCTCATGTTGCAAAACATCCCTGATTGGATTCAATCTCAACTCTTAACCTTTTCAGGTCTCTGTCTTGGAAAGCCGGTTAGAGGAGGTCCAATCTCAGAACTCAGTGCTGGAGACACAGTATGTCACAGCTAGGGAGGAGCTAATGGAGAGGAGCTGTGAAATAACTCGTCTGGAAGAGGACGCTGTCAAACAACAACAGCTGGAGGAGAGTGTTGCTACTTTAGAGTCTAAACTCAGTCAGACCACAGAGGAAAATATCAAGTTAGAGACAACTCTCAGGCAGATAATCGAGGACAAAGACAATAATCTTAACCAATTACAACacgaaaaaaacaaccttgagACTACTTTGAAACAGCTAACAGATGACAAAGAGCAAGTAGAAACTAAAATGATTCAAGTAAATGCAGAGAAGAAACAGCTGGAAGCCAGTTTAGACGAGCTTTCTGAGGAGAGCAAACAACTGCAGGCCAACATTCAGCAGTTAACTGAAGAAAAGCAGAATATCGATCAAATGACTGCAGAGAAACTAGAAGCTGAATCGACCCTTAGGCAGGTTGTCGAGGAGAAAGCCCAACTAGATGTTTCCCTCAATCTGATGAACGAGGAAAAAGTCCAACTCGAGGCTAAACTAAGTGAGCTAACGTCTGAGAGAAATAACTTGATCTCTAACTTGAATCGAGTAGTTGAGGAAAAGCTTCAGCTGGAAATGAACTATAACCAGCTGACTGAAGAGAACATCAAACTGCAATCTAGTGTGAATCATGTAACGGCGGAGAAGATTCTGTTACAAGAAAGCATAGAGAGGCATGAAGAAGAGGTGGCTTCACTTAAAGAGCAGCTGGAGATAAGCGACAAGAGGACTGATCAGGAGAACCGAGAGAGGTACAGTACATCCTGAGTTTGTATGAGTCACTATAGTTATATTCTTCAGTATGTGTATTTTTGTAGTTAATTCAATGTTTTGTTCACTGTTAATATTAGCTGGAATTGTAATAGCATCACTTTGATGTTGGATCACAGGAGCCAACAGTTTGAGGCAGAGCAGGCAGAACTGCACCAGAAGTTGACGGGCTTACAGAAGGAGCTGACTGTGTTCAAGCAGCAATACGACTCACTGCTGGAGCAGGCGGGCCAACAACACAGCCTCATACAGCAGCTCTCAGAATCGCAGGGAACCCAGAACCCAGGCGAAAAAATCAGCCACATGGAGACTGAGGAGGAGGATATTGGCGGTGAGTGTAAACCAAAGCTAGATTAACGTTTTTCACGAAACGCTGCTACTTTTAATTGGAATACATGCATTTATATTGAATTGTCCGTAACGGTTTCCTCAGCAGAAGCAGCAGGACAGACTGACGTAGAGCCAACACTTGATACAAGCACATATACTGAGTCCCTTCCAGTAAAAGAACAGCTCAGCCCTGTTGTGTCTGAACTGGGTGAACATTCCCACCAGTCTGACGAGGCGTTCAGGTACAATGAGTTTTATACTAAGCACAAATACACAATATGCTTTTGTGAGTTGTGTGTGCTTTATTACATGATAAATAAATCTAATCCCCCTCAACCCTGCCAGTGAGACAGAGCTGGTGTTTAGGGAGGACATTGTTGAGCAAGAGATGAACAAGGAACATCTGGATGAGGAAAGGGAGGCACATGTGGTTGAAGTTGAAGAAACGAGGGGTCACGAGGAGCAGCAACACCAACAGCAATCCTTAGATCAGGTAGGAAACTATTACACTGTGTATTTGTCCTTCAGTCATGATGCTTTCATGGGTTTAAGTTGGGGGacacttcatttatttattttatcattaatGTAATCAGGGAACTTGATAGTTGCTACTGATATTTCTCTACtagaaagaaatgttttgcattCAAAAGTTTGAGCATTCTGTTTTGATTCATtgacagtttgaatttcgtcttCTTTCTTGCAGCTTCCTGAAGACAGCTGTAGTCCCAGAGATACTCTTGATAGAACATCTGAAATCTCTGAGCTTCCTCTGTCATCGTCCTCTGTTGGCGAGACCAGACAGTTAGAATCCTCTGGTGAGAAATTAAATGCTGCTCATGACTGCAGTTTCGATAACTgcgtgttttcttgttttttttttttactttgtttcacacttgagcctgaaaatcgatattgaattgaatcgtgacattttctgaatcgtgcacccctaggatccacattttgaaacttaaaaatgaatgtattgTCTTAATTCTGATCAATGatgttttgtctgtctgtctgacagcgAAAGAGTCATCCCAGGTACAAGGTGACCTCAACCACTTCACAGAAATGATCACAAAACAAGAACTCCAGACCCTGCGCTCAGAGTTTGACCTACTGAGGGCCGACCTTGCACTGAGAATGGAGTTGACCACCGAACTGGAAGTCCAAGTTCAAAACTCAGAGGAGAAAGTTCACGCAGCAGAGAAGGAGGCACAGGGTGCAGCGCATAAGCTGAACATCGCTTTAGAGGAGAAGAAAGGCCTCGCTGACCAGGTAGGGGGAAGAAATAGCAGAATGCCAAATCATACGTCTTTACACTGCCACTTAATTATTAACTGATACTAATACTGTGCTCATTATTAGTTGACTCAGCTGtcagaggagagggaaacaTTAACTATGCAGCTGCAAACAGCTAAATTCCAGCTGGCTGATGTTATGGAGATGCTGGAAGGACTGGAGATGGCCAAAGGTAAATGTTTTTCTAGTTTACTGCATATGAGGGATTAATTTCACCATGCAAGATTATTTACTGATTTTAAACCTCTGAAACAGAGTGTGGAGCCATGGTTTGTCTTTATATGATGGCACAGCATGATTTAATAAAGGACTGTGAAGGCTTTAAGGTGTGTACTATGTTTTTGCACTTTGGTATTGATTAGATATTTTCCTTGGTTCTGTAGGTGGATGGGATGAAAAATTCCTTCAGCAGGAGAGTGAGCTGAAGAGGGTTCGCTCTGAGAAAGCCAACCTGGAGCAGCACATCCTGGGCATGGAGTCTGAGCTGGAGACTTTGCAGGGGGAGAGGACCAAATTGGGGGATGAGATGGATAACCAGAGGAGGACTTGTTCAGGCATGGAGCAGCTGATAGAAACACTTAGGACAGAGGTGAGCACTCCGTCAAAGGCTTGTGAGCTAAAACCTCAAAATACTGGATGTGTAAGAGCTAAATTACTGTGCATGTATCTGGAAAATTAGAAATCAAAGCAAATATGTAGGACTCAAGCATTTCAGTTTTTCCTTGTGCAAAAACTGACAACCCAGCAAGACATTACTGAACATGGTGTGCTTACTGATCAATCAGTGTGGCATAACTATTCTAAATCTTACTATTTATATATCCAGGTAACCCAGCTGAGGTCTGAACTGGTGTCCTGCACCGAGGAGCGAGATGACCTGAACAAGTCTTTGGGCCAATGGAGAGAGAAAGTTCACAGTCGGGAGAAGACTGACTGCGACACCAGGAACCTAATTTCCATCTTGGAGGACGACATCAGAGCAGGGAGGAAAGAGTATGAAGCCCTGCAAAGCTGCatggagaaaatgaagacagagaggCAACAGGTATGTACATGTATCATTCAAGAGTCTGGGACCTGCACATAGTTCCCGGTGTCAATTAAAATATGTGATACAGGTCAAAAGAGGCTTCTGTTTAGAGTTGGCTTACACTAATAGCAGTCTGTCACCTTGTTAGGTGGGCATCTTCGGGCCATTAAAAGAGGCACAAAGTAGCATGCAGAAATGCCtctttgagatatatatatatatatatatatatatatatatatatatatatatatatatctcaaataATAGCAAAAAGATTAGATTAATGTAACATTTGAGAGGAAGGATGAGAGTTAATTCCCTTTTCTCCCTCATTTGTTCTCGTTCTTTAAAGCTGTTCGAGCAGATTAAGGTGCTGGAACAGGCAATATCCCAACAGAGTGGAGAAAGGGAGGAGCTAATCGGGCAGCTGGACAAGATCAAAGAAGACCACACCTCGGCCAATCAAAACACTGAGTCCATGGTCAGCAAGATACAGGTGAGGGGGTCATAACTTATTGAGTTTGGGTTTTCTCAGAGAACccgttttgtgttttaaaaagcaTTTACAGTTGGAATGCTTTTAATATAGAGTTCATGTACCACTGAACCCTCAGATACTCTCTAGTTTCTAATCCTCCATGTTGCCCTCCTGTTTCTCCTCAAGGCTTTAGAGGGAGAAGTGTGCCGTCTCTCACAGTCTCTGGAGTCCTCTCTACTAGAAAAAGGAGAGATTGCCTCTCGTCTTAACTCCACACAAGAAGAGGTCCAGCAGATGAAGACTGGCATTGAAAAGCTCCAGGTCCGCATCGAGTCGgatgagaggaagaaaaagaagatggGAGAGCTGCTCAAAGGTGACTCTTAACATCCTTTGAAATTACGTAACCTGTTGAGTTTTGTGAGTTGGTGTTGGCCTAATTGTGACTCTTTACCTCTCTAGCTGCCCAGAGGAAGTCTGACTCACTGCAAGATCGCATTGATGCCCTGGAGcgagagaaggaagaggaagagcaaAGTCTAGAGGAAGCTGTACTACAGGTATTCTGTTGTAAACATGTAtaagtctaaaaaaaaataaccactACGTCTGTCTTACATTGTAATGGCTCATTGTTACCATTGCCTGGATAAAATTCACATGTATGGTTGGATTGATCATGGGTCAACATTTGTTTGTattaaatgcaaatgttttatgctcTTACACAGGCAGAAACAGCCAAAGCTGAGctggaggaggaaagggaaaagGTACATTCATATGCCTCTGTGTTTGGCTATCTGATGTCCTTTGCTGTGTATATGGGATGGTTTCTTTATGTTCAAATAGTAAAATACGACCGTTGTAATCCAAGCAATATATTAATCAGATTTctccttcctttttctctcaTGTTTCCTTTCTATTCTGATTTTCTCCTCCACCCTTGGCTTGTCTCCTTTCACAAACTGCTGTCAACCCTCACCACCTCCTGATCCCcaggtggaggaggagaaacGAGAGCTCAGAGAGAAATTATCCGAGCTCTCAACCACGCTGGACAACCTGAGATCTGAGAAAGAACGCATGGAGAGAGAGCTGGAGACAAAAAACGGAGAGATAGAAGAACTGAAGGCCGCcaaggaggagctggagagaggGTTGGAGAAGGCAGAGGTAGAtcgaagagaggaagaggaaagacaGAAATGCAGGGTAGAAGAGCTGGAGAACGAAATGAGAGAGGAAGCGGAGAAGCAAACGAGACAAGTGGATGACCTCCAGGCACAGCTGGAAGCCTCTCGACAGAGAGAGATCTCCCTTGAGCAAAAGGGTGCAGAAACggaaggggagaaagagaggatgcAGTCTCTGCTGgtagagatggagaaagagaaaacgTGTCTGCAGTCTTCTCTGGAGGAGTggcagacagaaggagagaggctCCGCTCTCAGGTAGAGGattgggagaaagagagaaacaaccTGAGGACCAGTATTGAGCCTTTGGCAGACGAAATTAAGGAGCTTAAAACACTCCTAAAAgctaaagaggaagagagagagatgctggaGAAGGAGGTAGATCAGGGACGCGCCTCAGTAAAATCCGTTTTGTCTCTAATGGCGGAGAAAGAACAGATGGAAGAAGAAAATAGAAGGCTggcagaggaaaaagagaaactgCACTCGACCCTGTTTTCAGTGGAACAAGAGAGAGGTAACCTGCGTGGCACGCTCACATCTGTagaagaggagaaaggaaaACTGGAGCAAGCGAGGGAGCTGTTAgctgatgagagagagaagctCCAGTCTAGCCTCTCCTTGATCGAAACGGAGAAacgtgacatgcagcaaactcTTTGTTCATtaaaggaagagaaggaaagaaTAGAGACGGAGAAACAGAAGTTTGAGGTGGATAAACAAGAATTGCAGTCTTCCCTCTCTTCGATTGAAGTTGAGAGAAATAATCTGGCTTCAGCCCTTTCTTCACTGGAACAAGAGAAGCAAAGagcagaagaagagaaagagaaactcACAGAAGAACAAGAGACCCTTCAGTCTACAGTTGCCTCTATGGAGAAGGAGTTGGAAACATCCAAGTTGTCTGCTTCACAGCTTAAtgagcaggtacacacacacccatgcactCTGAAATAATCCATTTCACCATGCTTCACCAGCGTTAAAGGATAATCACagtttacttttactttgtgtCGCCTTTTAatcctataaaaaaaaagaagctttaatCCAGCTATTTCTCTGCCgcaatcagtcagtcagcaaaATGGGTTCAAAATGTCAGTGAAACCAAGCTGTTCTTAAATCATTCTATAAACAACGGCAGCCTTGAGTGaggaaagtaaaataaaactacaCTGGCGTCCTTTAAGCAGGGCTTGTATGGGCCTAGTTGACTGTCCAAATTGCCAACCACTCAGCATGtatccaaaaaaaaactaatgaatTTTAGAATTATCacatgacatacagtattttcacATAGCTAAATCTTACCACTTTCTGTCTACCCATTCCAGGTGTCGGAGCTAACTTCTCAGGCTGCTCGTCTGTCTAAAGAGAGGGACTCTGCCCTGAGCAAGATGAGTCTTTGGATGAAGACCTGCAAACAGCTGGAGCACGAGAAGCAAGAGATGTTAAACCGCTCAGGTGtggaaacacatttacacataatTCTAACCGACTAGAATTTTCAATGGACACAGacatcagtgtgtgtttttaaataaaaaatccaaatGAATCCAAGATCTGAATAATTCCAGATAAAGGCTAATATTATGAAAAGTATAGACAATGAGATAATTATGCtatctagctctctctctctctctctctctctctctctatatatatatatatatatatatatatatatatataggtatatatatataggtatagAGAGAGCTCTCTCATGCTACTTCTGATTTGAAATAGGAGGGCTATGAAAGAATTGGTCTCAGTGCTAACATGCAGTAATCATTCATCAAAATGACTTGAAAagcataataaataaaaaaaatgtctaacaaAGTGGACACAGAACAAAGAGTCGTTGGAGGGGAACTCGGGTCTCTGTTGTAAACGGTCAGACATGGCGATTTAAATCAGGAAGGTGCAGCTAAGTAATGTTACCATGGGCCACGTTTTTGTTACAGGTGACCGAAAGAGCAGCGAGGCAGTGCAGACTGAGGTGAACCAGCTGAAGGTGGaggcagagaagagaaagaaggaagtgGAAGACCTGGAGACTGCCTTGCAGCAGAAGAGGGTGGAGGCAGAGGAAAAAACTAAGGAGGTGGAAGAACTTGAGGCTGCCCTCGATGGAAGGAAGAAGGAGTTAGAAGAGCGAAACAGAGAGCTGGAGGCGATGAAGAGCGAGTTGGATGAACTAAACAAACTCCTGGAGGAGAGAAGCAGCGAGGCAGATGAGAGCATCGAGAAATACTGCAGCCTGATGGTTAAAGTCCACAAACTGGAAGAGACCAACGATGCACTGACGACCCGGCTGGAGCAGCTCACTGCTAACCAACATGCTAACGAAACTAACATCCACTCTAGCAGCACTGACGGTACTCACCGCCGGCGCTCGGGAAGGAAGTCCTCTTCCAAACTTCAGGAAGAAAAACTGGATGAGAACACTGAGAACATGGCTCCTTCAACACCACAGAGGTCACCTCAGGGATCTTCTTCAGTGAAACGGGCTCATCGTGACATCAGTAATAAGGACAGTGCCCAGGAGGCCCTGCACAACCTGACAAAGAAGATAAAAGCCAGCACAGCGACTACACCCAAACCAAGAACTgaacaggaagaggaggagttcAGACCAGAAGGACTTCCTGAGCTGGTGCAGAGGGGTACGTGTTGGCTGGTAATCTAATGGAGCCACAATTGTAGTTCACCaacgttgagaaaaaaaaaaaaaaagcatctgtAGTTTGTGTTCTGTGCCGATGTATTCGTGTGAGTCCTAGTTTAGCAGGCTGGCCTCTCATATTAGTGGGATACTGCGTGATTAGCTTGTAACTTAGATGGAAAATGTAATGCAGTTGCGCAGAAATGATAAATCACTGGGTGGAATACTAGTTGGCAGAACAAAgcaatcattttaaaatatgaGTTTCATTCTCCATAGCttaaccaaaaaataaataaaaaatgaagtcATCGTTTTGTACTCTCACAGGTTTTGCTGATATACCTCTGGGGGAGGCCAGTCCGTTCATCGTGAGGAGAACGACAGTGAAGCGCTGCAGTCCTCGACTGGCTGCCAGACGGACTGTATCTGCATCTGACGCCAAGGTGAGCAGTACCaactgtctctcacacacacacacacacacgaggatcgggccacatttttctgtccgatcccggcccgcgtccgacagagcagtaaccgagcccgacaggcattaagatatttatgtccaagCCCGacacagggttttttttctcatactaatgacacatacggttgtttgtgtggaaatcccgcttttattaagcaactgtaggaaggcattcggaaatgtcaacagacgAGCACATCAGCTCACtaggggcaacaagcgcacgttaacacaggcgcgcacctacataataagcttttttaaatttaaaatgttgaatgccttatcgcg
Encoded here:
- the cenpf gene encoding uncharacterized protein cenpf isoform X1, whose translation is MSWAVEEWKDGLPSKALQKIQEMEVQLDKLKKDRNQKQFQLDSLEAALQKQKQKADSERTETSALKRENQSLLESCDSLEKARQKAVHDLGVKEQQVSYLDGQLNSSRKTIERLEQELKKYKNELDRSQPAGSSSLSSSSSDLQPYTTPQKSFPTPAPVPFYGQQDNRLDELQVKYSQELEERKRLETELKVLQVKLLNQSSLSVSHKDIAARQAGSSIFPWQQQDQAYSRQSQDAMETPLKRRGLSLWDAHEETPIKTSQRMSSSRAVQSPCGPSQQMEQLKTINQELRGRVSELERNLSTQEKEIRSQASKLQELQTQLNQARKELNERDRDVAKTSQELNQATDRHQQVVAKCSSVEQKLKQVSEEMSCQRHNAESCKRALEQKLKDQERNSQKELAQLQTSHQALEQQLNQTRTKLTQEIQQSKKDHNVLQADMEKMCFQKSQMAKEVEEQKQKLLRSEQSLQASQTKEQDLRKKMEELQKEKNSVTVQLDQSSRRLCQLEDEKKSADQSFKRTQGLLDDLKAKSEGQAEELKRLQTKLEQQTHAAARELDNLKKTLSDAETKNDRSQSDLQKQKQETEKLTNRLTVIEKESQELKSNLAASQNDSKELKQEHQALLEWKKEKETLINQTEAVQKDLTDKIASLENSLISLNEANDDIKKQLSSVEGDKASLSAHIDSLKGQLLNKSTELEEREHQYNELQSKLSEAERKHTKDLENVAVQVAQLEAQVKGLELQLQKEMTRAEQAERTNTELQGEHQAACDLARSKDQLVELGQSEISQLRESIAQATAQQEEQTARLADEKAALLKQCEESVSAKVEEAEQFKLQLEEAQQELLLTKSQVSSTDQFLKAQEQLGAELQKQIKTLSDNEEEHKKMHEKKSEELRQLEEELQDLRSHTEEKDKQLREAEAQVLSLEKQKAKLENAVQETKKEAENLQQAHTEKINNLLEQISSLEKEVTISKDAAEKLPVLRNELDVANQSHADLKKHLEALEKSHSSTIEIKSNLENTLTEKISLIFTLEKEVKELTEKISKESESCALEVENFLNKENILKEKLEATKKSVSAAKMELSSRREEIKTMKTTLSAASHGLEERDNTIKSLKEKLNKAEAEQSKTSELLKEKMVAMNKIKVQMEMLQMDLEDNETAMNSFDSQAEALKATIKSLEANLAHNQTQMSDMEARLEDSRAQVSVLESRLEEVQSQNSVLETQYVTAREELMERSCEITRLEEDAVKQQQLEESVATLESKLSQTTEENIKLETTLRQIIEDKDNNLNQLQHEKNNLETTLKQLTDDKEQVETKMIQVNAEKKQLEASLDELSEESKQLQANIQQLTEEKQNIDQMTAEKLEAESTLRQVVEEKAQLDVSLNLMNEEKVQLEAKLSELTSERNNLISNLNRVVEEKLQLEMNYNQLTEENIKLQSSVNHVTAEKILLQESIERHEEEVASLKEQLEISDKRTDQENRERSQQFEAEQAELHQKLTGLQKELTVFKQQYDSLLEQAGQQHSLIQQLSESQGTQNPGEKISHMETEEEDIGAEAAGQTDVEPTLDTSTYTESLPVKEQLSPVVSELGEHSHQSDEAFSETELVFREDIVEQEMNKEHLDEEREAHVVEVEETRGHEEQQHQQQSLDQLPEDSCSPRDTLDRTSEISELPLSSSSVGETRQLESSAKESSQVQGDLNHFTEMITKQELQTLRSEFDLLRADLALRMELTTELEVQVQNSEEKVHAAEKEAQGAAHKLNIALEEKKGLADQLTQLSEERETLTMQLQTAKFQLADVMEMLEGLEMAKGGWDEKFLQQESELKRVRSEKANLEQHILGMESELETLQGERTKLGDEMDNQRRTCSGMEQLIETLRTEVTQLRSELVSCTEERDDLNKSLGQWREKVHSREKTDCDTRNLISILEDDIRAGRKEYEALQSCMEKMKTERQQLFEQIKVLEQAISQQSGEREELIGQLDKIKEDHTSANQNTESMVSKIQALEGEVCRLSQSLESSLLEKGEIASRLNSTQEEVQQMKTGIEKLQVRIESDERKKKKMGELLKAAQRKSDSLQDRIDALEREKEEEEQSLEEAVLQAETAKAELEEEREKVEEEKRELREKLSELSTTLDNLRSEKERMERELETKNGEIEELKAAKEELERGLEKAEVDRREEEERQKCRVEELENEMREEAEKQTRQVDDLQAQLEASRQREISLEQKGAETEGEKERMQSLLVEMEKEKTCLQSSLEEWQTEGERLRSQVEDWEKERNNLRTSIEPLADEIKELKTLLKAKEEEREMLEKEVDQGRASVKSVLSLMAEKEQMEEENRRLAEEKEKLHSTLFSVEQERGNLRGTLTSVEEEKGKLEQARELLADEREKLQSSLSLIETEKRDMQQTLCSLKEEKERIETEKQKFEVDKQELQSSLSSIEVERNNLASALSSLEQEKQRAEEEKEKLTEEQETLQSTVASMEKELETSKLSASQLNEQVSELTSQAARLSKERDSALSKMSLWMKTCKQLEHEKQEMLNRSGDRKSSEAVQTEVNQLKVEAEKRKKEVEDLETALQQKRVEAEEKTKEVEELEAALDGRKKELEERNRELEAMKSELDELNKLLEERSSEADESIEKYCSLMVKVHKLEETNDALTTRLEQLTANQHANETNIHSSSTDGTHRRRSGRKSSSKLQEEKLDENTENMAPSTPQRSPQGSSSVKRAHRDISNKDSAQEALHNLTKKIKASTATTPKPRTEQEEEEFRPEGLPELVQRGFADIPLGEASPFIVRRTTVKRCSPRLAARRTVSASDAKALGSIPFQSPSAESFNRKCLSLSSEEKPMCGSPSSHMISEQKEKRQEDNCHVQ